Genomic segment of Streptomyces sp. NBC_01210:
AACGGGCTGCGCTACGCCGTCACCCAGCAGCAGGGCACCAAGTTCCTCAATGAGTTCAAGCGGCTCGACGTCGGCTTCGCCTTCAAGAAGGGCACACCGCTGGCGCCCGCCTTCCAGGCCGCGGTGAACAAGCTCAAGACGGACGGGACGTACGACCGGATCCTGAAGAAGTGGGGCACCACGGAGTCGGCGATCGAGAAGTCGCAGATCTCGCCGCCGGAGCTGAAGTGATCCGACGGCGGAACCGAAGTGATCCGACGGTCCGTCAGCAGCCGTCGCAGGGGCAGCAGCAGTCGCAGCCGGAACAATCGCAGTTGGAACAGTCGCAGTCGCGGCAGCAGCCCTCGCGCTTCTTGCGGGACCAGGGGCCCTCGTACTCCTTGGCACAGCAGATCTGGCAGGTGCAGAACAGCCCGGTGAAGACCGCGCAGCCGGCCAGGAAGCCGCGCTTCTTGGGCTTCGGCGGTTCACCGCCGAACTGCGGAGGCAGCCCACCGGGGCCGCCGGGCCCGCCGGGCCCGCCGGGCACTCCCGGGTTGCCGCCGCCGTAGGGGTTGTTCGAGCCGTAAGGGCCGTAGCCGCCGCCCTGGTACGGATTTCCGTGCTGGGGCGGCTGTGGCGCGCCGTACCCCTGGTGCGAGCAGGTCGTCGTGCGGAACGCACGGTTCACCGAGGTACGCAGCTCGTGGGCGAGCAGCACATGCACCAGCCTGTCGTCGGCGAAGCGTGCGTCGCGCAGTGCGAGGCGCACTCCGTGCACCGCGTCGTCGGCGAGCCGGCGTGCCTCGGCCAGCGAGGTGCCGGTCGCGGTCAGCGGGTTCCAGGCACCCGACGCTGCGTCAGCTTCCCTGTCCTCCACGGCATCCAGCAGATGTGCCAGCCGTCCGAAGAGCTTGCCGGCCTCGGCGAGCGGCGCCACGTTCTCCGGCCTTCCGGCAAGTACGGCGGTGTGTGCGAAGGCTGCCGCGGTCGCCGTCTCGGTCGGTTCGGTGACGGTCAGCAGCGGGGTGCCAGGACCGGCCAGGGACTCGATCCCGGTCTGCCGGTCGATGGCGTCGAGCAGCACCGCCGTGTCGAAGCCGAGCTCGGCGCCGGTGCGTGCCCCGGCCCGGTCCCAGCCCGCGGCGACCCGGCGCGCCGCGGCGGCCACCGGCTTGCGGGCCAACACCCCGTCCCGGTCGGCCACGTGGTCCCGTACCTTCGCCGACGCCAGCACCAGCGACACGGCCGCCGCCAGGCGCGCGCCCTCGCCCCGGGCGACGGGCGCGGTACGCATGGCGCGCAGCGGGCAGGGGCCCGCGATGCGCCGTTCGGCGGGGGTGCGTTCGGCCTGAGCCTCCGTCAGAACCGAGACGATCAGGCCGTCGTAGTTGGTGACGACCCTGGCGAACTGGCCGTGGTCGGAGCGAAGTGCCAGGCAGAGCCCGCAGAGATGGGCCATCCACTCGGCCTTGAGGCCGTCCGTGAGCCGGTGAGTGCATGGTCTGACGATTCCGAACACGACGGTCCCCCGAGAGTCGTTCAACAGTGCGGGAGGCATCGTATCGAGCCACCCGTTCACCCGTACGCTCCACCATCACCCATCCGGCCCGACTTTCATATTTTGAGTCCGCCACGGCCCGTACGCACGACGAATCTTGACGAATCGCCATATCTTCTGCACCAGTACCGTCACGAATCACCTGCGCGGCGACTATCTACTTGGCGCGCGATCCGCACTATGGACGACCATAGGGATGCGGAACGATACAAGACCGCAGTGAGCGGACTGGAGCGGAAGGAGGCGTCATGGGTTCGGTGCGCAAGGCGAGCGCCTGGCTGGGACTCGTCGAGGACAGTGACGAGCGTTACTACGACGACGAGTACGCCGAGGGCGCGGAGACGGGCGAAGCGTGGGTCACCGACCCCCGGGTGCGCGTGGCTTCCGAGTCCGCCCAGGAGCAGGGCCGCCGGATCGCGACGGTCTCCCCGGACAGCTTCCGGGACGCCCGTGCCATCGGCGAGCTGTTCCGGGACGGCGTCCCGGTCATCGTGAACCTGACGTCCATGGAGCCCAGCGACGCAAAGCGGGTGGTGGACTTCGCCGCGGGACTGACCTTCGGCCTGCGCGGCTCGATCGAGCGCGTCGCCACCCGGGTCTTCCTGCTGAGCCCCGCCGACACCCAGGTGGTCAGCGGGGAGGCCGCAGGCCGTTCCACTCAGGACGGTTTCTTCAACCAGAGCTGAGCAAGGTGCTCGCCGGCTCGCGAGCCTGTCCGGCGTTCGAGGACGACAGTCCGCCGGCCTACCGGAAGGCGTCCAGGCCGGTGAGTGCCTTGCCCAGCACCAGCTGGTGCATCTCGACGGTGCCCTCGTAGGTGAGCACCGACTCGAGGTTTGTCGCATGACGCATCACGGGGTACTCCAGCGAAATCCCGTTCGCACCGAGGATGGTGCGCGAGGTGCGGCAGATCTCGATCGCCTCCCGCACATTGTTGAGCTTCCCGAAGCTGACCTGTTCGGGGCGGAGCTTCCCGGCGTCCATGCGGCGGCCCAGATGGTGCGCGAGCAGGATCCCCTTGTGCAGTTCGACGGCCATGTCGGCGAGCTTGGCCTGGGTGAGCTGGAAGCCGCCGATCGGCCTGCCGAACTGCTCGCGAGTCTTCGCGTACTCAACAGCCGCCTCGAAGCTGGACCGCGCGGCGCCCATCGAGCCCCAGACGATGCCGTAGCGCGCGTGCGACAGACAGCTCAGCGGACCCTTCAGACCGGTGACTTCCGGCAGTACGGCGTCGGCCGGCAACCGCACCTCGTCGAGGACGAGTTCGCTGGTGACGCTCGCGCGCAGGGACCACTTGTGCTTGATCTCGGGCGCGGAGAAGCCTGCGGCGTCGGTCGGTACGACGAACCCGCGAATGCCTTCGTCGGTCTGCGCCCACACCACAGCGACGCCGGCCACCGAGCCATTGGTGATCCACATCTTGCGGCCGGTGAGCACCCAGTCGCCGCCGTCGCGCTTGGCGAAGGTGCGCATACCGGCCGGGTCGGAGCCGTGGTCGGGCTCGGTCAGGCCGAAGCAGCCGATGATCTCGCCGGCTGCCATGCCGGGCAGCCACCGCTGCTTCTGCTCCTCGGAGCCGAAGCGGTGGATCGCGTACATGGCGAGCGAGCCCTGTACGGAGACGAGGGAGCGGATGCCGGAGTCGGCGGCCTCGAGCTCCAGGCAGGCCAGTCCGTACTGGACGGCGGTGGCGCCCGCGCAGCCGTATCCCTTCAGCGACATGCCGAGCGCGCCGATCGAGCCGAGCTCGCGGGCCAGTTCGCGGACGGCGGGGAGCTCTCCGCTCTCGTACCAGTCGGCGATGTACGGCAGGACGCGGTCGGCGGCCCAGGCGCGGACCGTGTCGCGGATCGCCAGGTCCTCGGGGTCGAGCAGATCGTCGAGACCGAGGGGGTCGCCGGCGTCGAAGGGCGGCAGCTTCGAGGGTGCGGACATGACGTGGCCTCCGGTGGCGCTCACACAGCGGTTCACAGAAAAGTTCACGGAGAAACGGGGAAACGGAGAAGGTGACGGACAGGATCACCGAAAACTAGCAGTGTTAGTTACGGCACGGGCTGACGTTACGGCTCAGCGTGCCGTGCGTCCAGACCCGGTTGCCTCGGCGGGCCGGCGGCTTGCCGGCAGCGAGACTTCCGGGCGCCTGGGCTTCGGGCACTTCTCGACCGTCGCGCACTCCATCACCCGTGGCAGCCGCAGCGCGGCGAGCGCGCCGAGCATCAGCAGGCCCGCGCTGACCAGGAGCGTGACATGGAGGCCGTTGACGAAGGAGTGACGGGCGGTGGTGCGCAGCAACTCTCCGGAGGCACCTCCCAGCCGGTCCGCCACCTGGTAGGCCTCGCCCAGCGAGTGGGCCGCGGCGGAGCTCGCCGAGCCGGGGACGCCCGTGAGGTTGACGAGCGATGGCGCGTAGGCCGCGTTCATGACGCTGCCGAGCAGGGCTATCCCCATGCCCGCACCGAGTTGGTAGGAGGTCTCGCCGATCGCGGCCGCGCCGCCCGCCTGGTCCGGCGGAGCCTCGCTGAGCATCGACTCGTACGCGGCGAACAGCGTGGTCTGCAGCCCGAAGCCGAGGAATACGAAGCCCGTGGTGAGCAGCCACGGCCGGTCGTGCTGTCCCATCAGGGTCAGCAGCAGCACCGCGGCGGCGGTCAGGACGAAGCCCCAGCCGACCATCCGGCGCGGGCCGATCCGGTGCAGCGTGTGCGAGCCGGTGGCGCCGGCAGCCATCGCGGCGAAGGTCAGCGGCAGCAGCCGCAGACCGGTCTCCAGCGGGCTGAGCCCGAGGATCAGCTGCAGATACTGGACGGCGATCAGCTCCAGGCCGACCAGCGCCAGCATGGCGAGCACGATGCAGCCGACGGAGGTGGAGAAGGCGACCCTGGCGAACATCCGCATATCGATCAGCGGGTGCTCACGGCGCTTCTGCCGCCGTACGAACAGGGCGAGCAGCACACCGCCGAGCAGCAGCGGGCCGACCGTTCTGACGTCGAGGACCGTATCGCCGGCGCCCAGCCGCTTCACGCCGAGGACCGCGCCGAGCACTCCGCCTGCCGCCATCAGCGCGCCGAGCACGTCCCAGGGTCCGTCGGCGCCGCCCCTGGACTCGGGGAGCAGCCAGCGGCCTATCGGCAGGATCAGTGCCATCAGCGGAATGTTGATCAGGAAGACCGAGCCCCACCAGAAGTGCTCGACGAGAAAGCCGCCGAGTACGGGTCCGGTGGCGGCGCCGACCGCGGCGACCGCGGTCCACATGCCGATCGCCATCGCCCGCTCCCGCCGGTCCGGGAAGACCGCGCGGAGGATCGAGAGCGTCGCGGGCATGATCATCGCGCCGCCGACGCCGAGCAGGGCGCGCGCCCCGATCAGCACCTCGGGGTTGGTGGCGAGGGCGGCGACCGCGGAGGCGGCGCCGAAGATTCCGTAGCCGATCAGCAGGACACGGCGGCAGCCGACCCGGTCACCGAGAGTGCCGAAGAGGATCAGCAGCGCGGCACAGATGAGGGGGTACGCGTCCACGATCCACAGCAGCTCGACGCCGCTGGGGCGGAGGTCCTCGGTGACGGCGGGGACGGCGACATGCAGCACGGTCGCGTCGAGGGCGACCAGCAGAAGACTGATACAGAGGACGACAAGGACGACCCAGCGGTTGGCACCGCCGCCGACGGCACGCAGCCGTGCTCCGGCCGTGGTCGTCCCGGACATGTACACGTACCTCCCATGAGTCCCTCGCGCTCGGTGGGCCAGCCGGGGACGGTATTGAGTGGTGTCCCACAGGGCGGCCCGGCATCGACGGGCGAGTGAGCCGTCAGCGTACGCGAGTTCAGTCGTGTGGCGCGTGGTCCATCTCTCACCCCGAAGCCCACTCGCGTGTGGCGTACGCCACTCCGCAACCCTCTGGACGCCGCGCGGACGCCCTGTCGACGCCCTGACCAGGGCCTCACCGGACCCGATCCTGTGCGGCTCCGAATGGGGGGAAAATTCCGTACGGGCAAGCGGTGAACTATTTCTGATGCACAGAAAGAGCACTCCCGAGAGGGCCGCCGAGGAAATGGGACGTGAGGTCACCGGGATTTCCGTATTGGCCCGGAATAAAGCCGGAGCTGAGACATACTCCACATCACATCGTCATCACAAACACGCCGGATCGACCTAGGCCGACACTCACTCGCTGTAACGTCGATTGGGTGCGTACCGACATCTTTGCCCGGCTGGACCGGGAGCCGGAACCGCCGAAGATAGAGATCCCGCGGATGAGCCGCACCCGTCTCGCCCTCTTCGGCGGGACGTTGGTGTTCTATCTCGCCATCGTCGTGGCCGTGCTTGCCCCGACCTGGCTGGTGATCATCGACTGGAAGGTCATGCTCTTCCGGCCCTATCAGCAGTGGCCGGAGCTGCACGCCTTTCTCGACTACTTCGTGGTGCTCGGCCAGCGCGGGCCTACGGCCGTGATGGTGGCGGCCTGGCTGGGCTGGCGCTCCTGGCGCCAGCACACCCTGCGCCCCCTGCTCGCGCTCGGCGCCTCGCTGCTGCTGCTCAACGCGACGGTTGGCGCCGTCAAGATCGGTCTCGGCCGCCTCGGCCCCCACTACGCGACGCAGATCGGTTCCGCCGAACTCTTCGCCGGCGGCGATATATTTCCCTCCGGGCATACCGCGAACGCGGTCGTGACCTGGGGAATCCTGGCGTATCTGGCCACCACTCCGCGAGCCAGACGCTATCTGTCGGCGGTCTCGGCGGTGGTCTCCCTCGGTGTCGGCCTCACGACCGTCTATCTCGGTACGCACTGGCTGAGCGATGTGCTGCTCGGCTGGGCAGCCGGACTGCTGATTCTGCTCGCCCTGCCCTGGTGCGAGCCGCTGATCGGCCGTGCGGAGGCCTGGATCCTCTCGCTGCGCGAGCAGTGGCGTGCGCGCCGTCGGCTCGCTCCTTCGCTGCCGGTCGCGGCCGGTGGTCCGAGGCCCTCGATGTTCCCGCAGCGCGGGGCCGGGCAGGACGAGGGTCAGAGCCGCGAGCCGGTGGCCGCAGGCGGCGGCACCCGGCCGCCGTCCAGCTCGAGGACGACGACGCAGCTCACGCAGCCGCGGTCGCACGCGGTGCGCTCCGAGCGGATGCCGATCACTCCGTCCGGCAGCCGCCGTCCGCCGACCTCACGGCCGGCCACGGGCGGCTGACGGGCAACGGAGCACGCTCCGTTGCCCGTACGACGAAGGCCCCGACCGTCCTGGTCGGGGCCTTCGTCGTACCCGGATGTCAGCTGGGTCAGCCTGGCCAGCAGCGGATGACGGTGCCGCCCTCCACCTCGAAGTTGAGCCGGCCCATCAGGTACTCCATGGTGATGATCGCGCCCGGCGGCAGCGCTCTGACGGTGGTCCAGCCGCGCTCGCGGGCCAGTTGCTCGGCGTCCTCGGCGGCGAGTCCGACATACGCCTCGGCGGCATCGTCGGGCTGTGCGGGAGGAGTCGGTGTGGGAACCATGCCACCCACCGTAGGCGGCGGCGGACGGTGACGGAAGCCGGGCCGCTTACGCATCAGCAGTCCCACGTACCTCACCGGTCACGCTTCTGTCACAGGATCACGACACGCGTTTAACTCGAACGCCATCACTCGAACGAGCAGTTCAGAGCGGCTTGCACGGTAATTCAGGAGCCCTTGGCTACCATGCTCAATTCCCGGCAGAAATACCCTCGGGCAAGTGACAGAGGGCGAATTGACGGGGCGTAGAGAATTCACCGGTTCCTTACGGAATCCACCGACACCTTCGTACCATCTCTCGGCCGAACGTCCACTCCCCCGCGTACGCACCCTGTTGGAGACGACCGACGGCGAGCATCATGTCTGGAGCCCGATACCGAATGACCGAAGCCCGAGCCGCGGACAGCCTGGGGGCAGCGATGGGTACGGAGACCGCCGAGGCCACAGCGGGGCCGGCCCGGGTACGGCGGCCGGGCACGGTGCTCGTGGACTGGTTGACCACCACCGACCACAAGAAGATCGGGCATCTCTACCTGATCACGTCGTTCCTCTTCTTCCTGATCGCCGGACTGATGGCCCTGATGATGCGGGCCGAGCTGGCCCGCCCGGGGCTGCAGCTGATGAGCAACAACCAGTTCAACCAGCTGTTCACGATGCACGGCACGATCATGCTGCTGCTCTTCGCCACTCCGGCCTTCGCCGGCTTCGCCAACGAGATCATGCCGCTGCAGATCGGCTCGCCCGACGTGGCCTTCCCCCGGCTGAACATGCTCTCGTACTGGCTGTATCTCTTCGGCGCGCTGATCGTGCTCGGCTCCCTGCTGAGCCCGAGCGGCCCGGCGAACTTCGGCTGGTTCGCCTACGCTCCGCTCAACTCCCTGGAGCGCTCGCCGGGCATCGGCGCCGACATGTGGATCATGGGTCTCGCGCTCGCGGGCTTCGGCACGATCCTCGGCGCGGTCAACTTCATCACCACCATCGTCGGGATGCGCGCGCCCGGCCTGACGATGTTCCGGCTGCCGATCTTCACCTGGAACGTACTCTTCACATCGATCCTGGTGCTGTTCGCCTTCCCCGTGCTCGCGGCGGCGCTGCTGGTGCTCGAGTCGGACCGGCGGCTCGGATCGATGGTGTTCCAGCCGCAGTTCGGCGGGGCGCTGCTGTGGCAGCACCTGTTCTGGTTCTTCGGCCATCCCGAGGTCTACATCATCGCGCTGCCCTTCTTCGGCATCGTCACCGAGATCATCCCGGTCTTCTCCCGGAAGCCGATCTTCGGTTACCTCACGCTCGTCGCCGCGACCATGGCCATCACCGGACTCTCGGTCGTGGTGTGGGCGCACCATATGTTCGCCACCGGAGCGGTGCTGCTGCCCTTCTTCTCGTTCATGTCCTTCCTGATCGCGATCCCGACCGGGGTGAAGTTCTTCAACTGGACGGGGACGATGCTCAGGGGCTCACTGTCGTTCGAGACACCGATGCTGTGGGCCATCGGTTTCCTGGTCTCGTTCCTCTTCGGCGGACTGACCGGCGTCATCCTGGCCTCGCCCCCGATGGACTTCCATGTCACCGACTCGTACTTCGTGGTGGCGCACTTCCACTACGTCGTCTTCGGCACCGTCGTCTTCGCGACCTTCGGCGGCTTCTTCTTCTGGTGGCCCAAATTCACCGGAAAGATGCTCGACGAACGGCTCGGCAAGATCCAGTTCTGG
This window contains:
- a CDS encoding DUF5685 family protein is translated as MFGIVRPCTHRLTDGLKAEWMAHLCGLCLALRSDHGQFARVVTNYDGLIVSVLTEAQAERTPAERRIAGPCPLRAMRTAPVARGEGARLAAAVSLVLASAKVRDHVADRDGVLARKPVAAAARRVAAGWDRAGARTGAELGFDTAVLLDAIDRQTGIESLAGPGTPLLTVTEPTETATAAAFAHTAVLAGRPENVAPLAEAGKLFGRLAHLLDAVEDREADAASGAWNPLTATGTSLAEARRLADDAVHGVRLALRDARFADDRLVHVLLAHELRTSVNRAFRTTTCSHQGYGAPQPPQHGNPYQGGGYGPYGSNNPYGGGNPGVPGGPGGPGGPGGLPPQFGGEPPKPKKRGFLAGCAVFTGLFCTCQICCAKEYEGPWSRKKREGCCRDCDCSNCDCSGCDCCCPCDGC
- a CDS encoding cell division protein SepF, which encodes MGSVRKASAWLGLVEDSDERYYDDEYAEGAETGEAWVTDPRVRVASESAQEQGRRIATVSPDSFRDARAIGELFRDGVPVIVNLTSMEPSDAKRVVDFAAGLTFGLRGSIERVATRVFLLSPADTQVVSGEAAGRSTQDGFFNQS
- a CDS encoding acyl-CoA dehydrogenase family protein, whose product is MSAPSKLPPFDAGDPLGLDDLLDPEDLAIRDTVRAWAADRVLPYIADWYESGELPAVRELARELGSIGALGMSLKGYGCAGATAVQYGLACLELEAADSGIRSLVSVQGSLAMYAIHRFGSEEQKQRWLPGMAAGEIIGCFGLTEPDHGSDPAGMRTFAKRDGGDWVLTGRKMWITNGSVAGVAVVWAQTDEGIRGFVVPTDAAGFSAPEIKHKWSLRASVTSELVLDEVRLPADAVLPEVTGLKGPLSCLSHARYGIVWGSMGAARSSFEAAVEYAKTREQFGRPIGGFQLTQAKLADMAVELHKGILLAHHLGRRMDAGKLRPEQVSFGKLNNVREAIEICRTSRTILGANGISLEYPVMRHATNLESVLTYEGTVEMHQLVLGKALTGLDAFR
- a CDS encoding MFS transporter, which translates into the protein MSGTTTAGARLRAVGGGANRWVVLVVLCISLLLVALDATVLHVAVPAVTEDLRPSGVELLWIVDAYPLICAALLILFGTLGDRVGCRRVLLIGYGIFGAASAVAALATNPEVLIGARALLGVGGAMIMPATLSILRAVFPDRRERAMAIGMWTAVAAVGAATGPVLGGFLVEHFWWGSVFLINIPLMALILPIGRWLLPESRGGADGPWDVLGALMAAGGVLGAVLGVKRLGAGDTVLDVRTVGPLLLGGVLLALFVRRQKRREHPLIDMRMFARVAFSTSVGCIVLAMLALVGLELIAVQYLQLILGLSPLETGLRLLPLTFAAMAAGATGSHTLHRIGPRRMVGWGFVLTAAAVLLLTLMGQHDRPWLLTTGFVFLGFGLQTTLFAAYESMLSEAPPDQAGGAAAIGETSYQLGAGMGIALLGSVMNAAYAPSLVNLTGVPGSASSAAAHSLGEAYQVADRLGGASGELLRTTARHSFVNGLHVTLLVSAGLLMLGALAALRLPRVMECATVEKCPKPRRPEVSLPASRRPAEATGSGRTAR
- a CDS encoding phosphatase PAP2 family protein gives rise to the protein MRTDIFARLDREPEPPKIEIPRMSRTRLALFGGTLVFYLAIVVAVLAPTWLVIIDWKVMLFRPYQQWPELHAFLDYFVVLGQRGPTAVMVAAWLGWRSWRQHTLRPLLALGASLLLLNATVGAVKIGLGRLGPHYATQIGSAELFAGGDIFPSGHTANAVVTWGILAYLATTPRARRYLSAVSAVVSLGVGLTTVYLGTHWLSDVLLGWAAGLLILLALPWCEPLIGRAEAWILSLREQWRARRRLAPSLPVAAGGPRPSMFPQRGAGQDEGQSREPVAAGGGTRPPSSSRTTTQLTQPRSHAVRSERMPITPSGSRRPPTSRPATGG
- a CDS encoding I78 family peptidase inhibitor — translated: MVPTPTPPAQPDDAAEAYVGLAAEDAEQLARERGWTTVRALPPGAIITMEYLMGRLNFEVEGGTVIRCWPG
- the ctaD gene encoding aa3-type cytochrome oxidase subunit I — its product is MGTETAEATAGPARVRRPGTVLVDWLTTTDHKKIGHLYLITSFLFFLIAGLMALMMRAELARPGLQLMSNNQFNQLFTMHGTIMLLLFATPAFAGFANEIMPLQIGSPDVAFPRLNMLSYWLYLFGALIVLGSLLSPSGPANFGWFAYAPLNSLERSPGIGADMWIMGLALAGFGTILGAVNFITTIVGMRAPGLTMFRLPIFTWNVLFTSILVLFAFPVLAAALLVLESDRRLGSMVFQPQFGGALLWQHLFWFFGHPEVYIIALPFFGIVTEIIPVFSRKPIFGYLTLVAATMAITGLSVVVWAHHMFATGAVLLPFFSFMSFLIAIPTGVKFFNWTGTMLRGSLSFETPMLWAIGFLVSFLFGGLTGVILASPPMDFHVTDSYFVVAHFHYVVFGTVVFATFGGFFFWWPKFTGKMLDERLGKIQFWTLFIGFHTTFLVQHWLGAEGMPRRYADYLAADGFTVLNTVSTIGSFLLGISTLPFLYNVWKTAKYGKKVEVDDPWGFGRSLEWATSCPPPRHNFVTIPRIRSESPAFDLHHPEFAALEQLVEEQEAINRGPGTAGPAPS